In Acidobacteriota bacterium, one DNA window encodes the following:
- a CDS encoding Gfo/Idh/MocA family oxidoreductase: MIGIGVIGYGYWGPNLVRNFAEAPGASLVGICDKREERLAEARRRYSSARVTEHYAELLADPAIDAVAIATPVSSHFELAIEALRSDKHVLVEKPLASTSEQAAQLIEEAASRNLVLMVDHTFVYTGAVRKIREMVNSGALGDIYYYDSVRVNLGLFQHDVNVIWDLAVHDLSILDFVLPSKPVAVSATGISHIPGQPENVAYLTLFFADTKIAHLHVNWLAPVKIRRTLIGGSERMIVYDDLEPSEKIKIYDKGVSVSPLHEEVYELLVSYRSGDMWAPKLDQTEGLQTEARHFIDCIENNKRPVTDGDAGLRVVRLLEAAEKSMSARGQLVELPRSEQAE; encoded by the coding sequence ATGATCGGCATTGGAGTCATCGGCTACGGATACTGGGGGCCGAATCTGGTCCGCAACTTTGCTGAAGCCCCAGGCGCGTCGCTCGTAGGCATATGCGACAAACGCGAAGAGCGGCTCGCGGAAGCGCGCCGCCGCTATTCCTCGGCGCGAGTAACGGAGCATTATGCTGAGTTGCTGGCTGATCCCGCGATTGATGCCGTCGCCATCGCCACGCCGGTCTCGTCTCACTTCGAACTGGCGATTGAAGCTCTCAGATCCGATAAGCACGTGTTGGTTGAAAAACCGCTTGCTTCGACGTCCGAACAAGCGGCGCAGTTGATCGAAGAAGCAGCCAGCCGCAATCTGGTGTTGATGGTCGATCACACCTTCGTCTACACCGGCGCCGTCCGCAAGATACGCGAGATGGTCAATTCCGGCGCGCTTGGAGACATCTACTACTACGATTCCGTTCGCGTGAACCTCGGCCTGTTTCAGCACGACGTGAACGTAATCTGGGATCTGGCCGTGCACGATCTGTCGATACTGGACTTCGTGTTGCCGAGTAAGCCGGTCGCAGTTTCGGCTACCGGCATCAGTCACATCCCGGGCCAACCGGAAAACGTTGCGTACTTAACGCTGTTTTTCGCTGATACCAAGATCGCGCATCTTCATGTGAACTGGCTTGCGCCGGTTAAGATCAGACGTACGCTCATCGGCGGCAGCGAGAGGATGATTGTCTATGACGACCTGGAGCCCAGCGAGAAGATCAAGATCTACGACAAGGGTGTGAGCGTTTCGCCCTTGCATGAAGAAGTTTATGAGCTGCTGGTTAGCTATCGCTCCGGCGACATGTGGGCCCCGAAGCTGGACCAGACGGAGGGCCTTCAAACAGAAGCGCGGCATTTCATCGATTGCATCGAGAACAATAAGCGCCCGGTAACCGATGGGGATGCCGGCCTGAGAGTAGTGCGCCTGCTCGAGGCTGCCGAGAAGTCTATGAGCGCACGCGGCCAGCTTGTGGAGCTTCCACGTTCGGAGCAAGCAGAGTGA
- the thiO gene encoding glycine oxidase ThiO, with protein sequence MATDVIIVGGGVIGCSIAWRLAQSGLKVAVIERGGVGCEASRAAAGMLSPQGESQTAGPFFDLCLRSRAMYRRFAEELTEASGIDVEYKDEGTLFVLVEGEDQEEKTRWAAWQLEAGLPLEFVSAEDIHKIEPSVTESATGAIFLPQEHQVENRRLMDALDVAMRQAGVRLIEDSEVTALDTVHGKVIGVLCDSERMSAGLVVVAAGAWSSSLLEPIGLNISIIPARGQMIAVRGQAGDINRVLHSSRVYVVPRRDGRILIGATVEYVGFKKAVTVDAIKNLLSAAVELVPSLRELEIVDTWSGLRPDTIDHLPIIGPSGIENLLLATGHFRNGILLAPITANLIADCLVAGTGAR encoded by the coding sequence ATGGCAACGGACGTAATCATAGTTGGCGGCGGGGTGATCGGGTGCTCGATCGCTTGGAGACTCGCGCAGTCGGGTCTGAAGGTCGCGGTCATCGAGCGGGGCGGGGTTGGGTGCGAGGCTTCACGGGCGGCCGCCGGGATGCTGTCGCCTCAGGGCGAATCGCAGACCGCGGGACCGTTCTTTGATTTATGTCTTCGCAGTCGCGCGATGTACCGGAGGTTTGCCGAAGAGCTTACTGAAGCATCCGGCATCGACGTCGAGTACAAAGACGAGGGGACGCTGTTCGTCCTTGTCGAGGGTGAGGATCAAGAGGAGAAAACCAGGTGGGCGGCGTGGCAGCTTGAAGCCGGGCTTCCTCTCGAGTTCGTGTCAGCGGAGGACATCCACAAGATCGAGCCTTCTGTCACGGAGTCGGCTACCGGAGCCATTTTCCTGCCACAGGAGCATCAGGTTGAGAATCGCCGCTTGATGGACGCGTTGGACGTTGCGATGCGCCAAGCGGGCGTCAGGTTGATCGAAGACTCTGAGGTCACGGCTCTCGACACAGTCCACGGAAAGGTCATTGGTGTCTTGTGTGACAGCGAGCGAATGTCAGCCGGTTTGGTCGTCGTAGCCGCAGGGGCCTGGTCGAGTTCGTTGTTGGAACCAATCGGGCTGAACATCAGCATCATCCCTGCTCGCGGTCAGATGATCGCGGTAAGAGGTCAAGCGGGTGATATCAATCGGGTGCTTCATTCAAGCCGGGTCTACGTTGTCCCGCGCCGCGACGGCCGAATCCTGATCGGCGCAACGGTCGAGTACGTGGGCTTTAAAAAAGCTGTCACGGTTGATGCCATCAAAAACTTGCTGAGTGCCGCAGTGGAATTGGTCCCTTCGCTAAGAGAACTCGAGATAGTAGATACATGGTCGGGGCTCAGGCCCGATACAATCGACCATCTGCCGATCATTGGGCCAAGCGGCATCGAGAATCTCTTGCTAGCCACCGGGCATTTTAGAAACGGGATATTACTTGCGCCCATCACCGCCAACCTTATCGCAGATTGCCTTGTCGCTGGGACGGGCGCCCGGTGA
- a CDS encoding acyltransferase, which translates to MPIAPDVRLEEGVKIFQPELVNLYGCRVGRDTRIGAFVEIQKNAVVGARCKVSSHTFICEGVIIEDEVFIGHGVMFTNDPYPRATNSDGSLQTDADWQLVATTVRRRASIGSNATILAGVTIGVGALVGAGAVVTRDVADYAIVAGVPARTVGDTRGENPVGSRQKAEGKRQKTEGRSRRSE; encoded by the coding sequence ATGCCGATTGCGCCAGATGTTCGCCTGGAGGAAGGCGTCAAGATATTTCAGCCCGAGCTGGTGAATCTCTACGGCTGCAGAGTCGGCCGCGACACCAGGATCGGAGCGTTTGTAGAGATTCAGAAGAATGCGGTGGTCGGCGCGCGCTGCAAGGTTTCGTCTCACACTTTTATCTGCGAAGGCGTGATCATCGAAGATGAGGTCTTCATCGGGCACGGGGTGATGTTCACCAACGATCCGTATCCTCGCGCGACCAATTCAGACGGCAGCCTCCAGACGGACGCTGATTGGCAGTTGGTCGCCACGACGGTCAGGCGTCGCGCGTCGATAGGCAGCAACGCGACCATACTGGCGGGGGTGACGATCGGCGTAGGCGCTTTGGTCGGCGCAGGCGCGGTCGTGACGCGGGACGTTGCCGACTACGCTATCGTCGCGGGAGTTCCTGCTCGGACTGTGGGTGATACCAGAGGGGAGAACCCAGTAGGCAGTAGGCAGAAGGCAGAAGGCAAAAGGCAGAAAACAGAAGGCAGAAGCCGGAGGTCAGAATAG
- a CDS encoding glycosyltransferase family 2 protein, whose protein sequence is MRSVSVCFPAYNEEATIERVLNEAHELLRASGLEYEILVCNDGCTDGTGRIAEEVAGRLPQIRVLHNPRNLGIRATFERLYREATKDFVFLNSTDRQWETSVLFDMLPLTRDFDIVIASRKDKHYGPARRFVSWVFNIVPTVLFGVRTYDAGAVKLVSREIVERFALVSRSPFSEAERLIRAARAGYRIASYPVEVEERGAGHARGVSFWAVTEAVKDVLRVWWALRIKRVDLRSSEKPEKQSPAQ, encoded by the coding sequence TTGCGCAGCGTCTCTGTTTGCTTTCCAGCCTACAATGAGGAAGCCACAATCGAACGTGTGTTGAATGAGGCGCACGAACTTCTGCGCGCGTCCGGGCTGGAGTACGAAATCCTGGTCTGCAATGACGGGTGCACAGACGGTACTGGACGCATCGCCGAAGAGGTGGCTGGCCGTCTGCCGCAAATCCGAGTACTCCACAATCCGCGCAACCTTGGAATTCGCGCAACCTTCGAGCGATTGTACCGCGAAGCCACCAAAGACTTCGTGTTCCTCAACTCAACTGATCGGCAGTGGGAGACCAGTGTTCTGTTCGATATGCTCCCACTCACCCGAGACTTCGACATCGTCATCGCCTCCCGAAAAGATAAGCACTATGGACCCGCCCGGCGTTTTGTATCCTGGGTGTTCAACATCGTGCCCACGGTTCTGTTCGGGGTAAGGACCTACGACGCTGGCGCAGTGAAGCTTGTCAGCCGCGAAATAGTCGAGCGCTTCGCGCTTGTGTCGCGTTCTCCTTTTTCCGAGGCGGAGCGCCTGATACGCGCCGCGCGGGCAGGCTATCGCATCGCCAGCTACCCGGTGGAAGTTGAAGAGCGCGGGGCCGGCCACGCGCGAGGCGTTAGCTTCTGGGCGGTTACTGAAGCCGTCAAAGATGTGTTGCGCGTCTGGTGGGCGCTGCGAATCAAGCGGGTAGACCTGCGCTCTTCCGAAAAACCCGAAAAGCAAAGCCCGGCTCAGTGA
- a CDS encoding bifunctional riboflavin kinase/FAD synthetase, translated as MRIFRDINDREVKTPTVLTFGVFDGLHLAHQMIMRRVVERSRVLDVPATVVTFDPHPRAVLHPETAPPLLQTFDQKMEGIERQGIDQTVVLDFTPELSKVSAEDFLLRFIFGRLDAREVYLGQGFAFGHNRKGKFELLSRIGNQLGRVTEEVPEVLIHNHRVSSTMIRRLLGAGRVNLARRMLGRPYGIESCVIEGRKIGKTQLRYATANLKPHNMVIPANGVYVTLTLVEGVWWQSITNIGHKPTFGGEPEVTVESHVMDFDRELYGEKIRVRFLHRLRGEKKFESIDALRAQIDRDYGRAVRYFGMQGVRNTDGLSLR; from the coding sequence ATGAGAATCTTTCGCGACATAAACGACCGCGAGGTCAAAACGCCAACCGTGCTGACCTTCGGCGTGTTCGATGGACTTCACCTCGCACATCAAATGATAATGCGCCGGGTCGTCGAGCGCTCGCGAGTGCTGGACGTCCCCGCTACCGTTGTCACGTTCGATCCGCATCCGCGAGCGGTGCTGCACCCGGAAACCGCGCCGCCGCTGCTTCAAACATTCGACCAGAAGATGGAAGGCATCGAGCGGCAGGGCATCGATCAAACGGTTGTGCTCGACTTCACGCCTGAGCTCTCCAAGGTGAGCGCGGAAGATTTTCTGCTGAGGTTTATCTTCGGCCGCCTGGACGCGAGAGAGGTCTATCTCGGCCAGGGCTTCGCTTTCGGTCACAATCGGAAAGGCAAATTCGAGCTTCTGAGCCGTATCGGAAATCAACTGGGCCGCGTCACGGAAGAAGTGCCCGAAGTGCTGATTCACAATCACCGCGTAAGCTCGACGATGATCCGGCGGTTGCTGGGCGCCGGGCGCGTCAACCTGGCGCGGCGGATGCTGGGCCGTCCATACGGCATCGAGAGCTGCGTTATCGAAGGCCGAAAGATCGGCAAGACCCAGCTTCGCTACGCGACTGCGAACCTCAAGCCTCACAACATGGTGATTCCGGCGAACGGTGTGTATGTCACCCTCACATTAGTGGAGGGAGTTTGGTGGCAATCGATTACCAACATCGGCCACAAACCGACATTCGGCGGAGAACCTGAGGTGACGGTTGAGAGTCACGTGATGGACTTCGACCGCGAGCTTTACGGCGAGAAGATTCGCGTGCGATTTCTCCATCGGCTCCGGGGTGAAAAGAAGTTCGAGTCGATAGATGCGCTGCGGGCTCAGATCGATCGAGATTACGGCCGGGCGGTGCGCTACTTTGGGATGCAAGGTGTTCGAAACACCGACGGACTGAGCCTTCGTTGA
- a CDS encoding 6-pyruvoyl-tetrahydropterin synthase-related protein, with translation MISYHDLVEHFVVMEHFDKVLRSGVIYPRWLSDMNNGYGNAWTNFYPPGFYYLASLIHSVGFDWLTTLFIASVLALAGSGIAMYALSRAFYGRLASGIAGLLYMLLPFHLLNLYWQGAMPQFTGFLFLPLVLYFAFRLGNDGRARHYAGMGLAYGLYVLTHLPVSYLMSYALALYAIIWAVSERDWRITLRIAGGMAIGLLLSAIYWLPALVESKYAFENTSGLFPYHSGYLLLLPPGDPFNYVLNHLFLVQALLLAVAIVILRSTGQRDDKTTSQKQTRLMIILGIATTFMVTSLSLYPSMLIPKIEVAAFPWRWIAVASVFTSLLAGAAAERLVRYKAIGSKTRWAGSAALIAVVIVNLWITVKFGIIPPISKPTIKSTVGLLEGNYTPRDATFITYLPDTERVMITPEGGAAEIVRWDPQYRVIAVRVDQPTELRLKSYNFPGWTARIDGEEAPLSSDKDGVQVISVPPGRHKIETRFGDTLPRKLGAGVFGLGLALIVGLALADHLTRIKTRSHEPVIGDETTEGQTSPRVARQKTRLIAAGFVVLAVIVVGVAVKQLSKPSSEDGLTAGEAPTESASRAIAPNSEVRLFVGAMNPIPVAVDERALDELMSALAMRNNERVEELIQARKLFRVEKNTRVRILEAGSGKLKVRILEGDSVTLDGWVPERWIR, from the coding sequence GTGATTTCGTATCACGATCTGGTCGAACATTTCGTTGTGATGGAGCACTTTGATAAGGTGCTGCGGTCCGGGGTCATTTATCCGCGCTGGTTGTCGGATATGAACAATGGCTATGGCAACGCCTGGACGAATTTTTACCCGCCCGGTTTCTACTACCTCGCTTCGCTGATTCATTCGGTGGGTTTCGATTGGCTGACTACTCTTTTCATAGCATCTGTTCTGGCGCTCGCCGGCTCGGGCATCGCGATGTACGCGCTATCGCGAGCGTTCTACGGGCGCCTTGCCAGCGGTATTGCCGGCTTGTTGTACATGCTGCTTCCCTTCCATCTGCTGAATCTCTATTGGCAGGGAGCGATGCCTCAGTTTACGGGGTTCCTCTTTCTACCGCTCGTGCTCTACTTCGCGTTCAGGTTGGGGAACGATGGGCGAGCGCGTCACTATGCAGGGATGGGATTGGCCTATGGACTCTACGTGCTGACCCATTTGCCGGTCAGCTATTTGATGAGTTATGCCCTCGCGCTTTACGCGATCATTTGGGCTGTGAGCGAAAGAGATTGGAGAATCACGTTGCGGATAGCAGGCGGGATGGCTATTGGGCTTTTGCTGAGCGCGATCTATTGGCTGCCGGCTCTTGTCGAGTCGAAGTACGCTTTCGAGAACACCTCAGGTCTGTTTCCATATCACAGCGGCTACCTGCTTCTCCTCCCGCCAGGCGATCCTTTCAACTACGTTCTGAATCACTTGTTCCTGGTACAAGCCCTGCTGTTGGCGGTTGCCATCGTGATCTTGCGTTCGACCGGCCAACGCGATGACAAGACGACTTCGCAGAAACAGACTCGCCTGATGATCATCCTGGGAATTGCTACAACTTTCATGGTGACTTCGTTGTCGCTTTATCCGTCGATGCTGATTCCCAAAATAGAAGTTGCAGCTTTCCCGTGGCGATGGATCGCCGTCGCCAGCGTTTTCACATCGCTGTTGGCCGGAGCGGCCGCCGAGCGGCTGGTGAGATACAAGGCGATTGGCAGCAAGACGCGGTGGGCTGGCTCCGCGGCACTCATAGCCGTGGTGATCGTGAACCTCTGGATAACAGTTAAGTTTGGAATCATCCCGCCAATCTCAAAACCAACTATCAAGTCAACAGTCGGCTTGCTCGAAGGCAACTACACGCCTCGAGACGCCACCTTCATAACATATCTGCCCGACACCGAACGCGTGATGATTACACCTGAGGGCGGAGCCGCGGAAATAGTTCGCTGGGACCCGCAATACCGTGTGATAGCTGTTCGAGTCGATCAACCGACCGAGCTTCGACTCAAGAGCTACAACTTTCCGGGCTGGACGGCTCGCATCGACGGTGAAGAAGCACCCCTGTCGAGCGACAAGGACGGAGTCCAGGTTATCTCGGTGCCGCCGGGCCGGCATAAGATCGAGACAAGGTTTGGCGACACTCTTCCCCGGAAGCTTGGCGCGGGCGTCTTCGGCCTGGGGCTTGCGCTGATCGTCGGGTTGGCCTTGGCGGATCACCTCACACGGATCAAGACAAGAAGCCATGAACCGGTGATCGGCGATGAAACAACAGAAGGACAAACCTCGCCTCGAGTGGCCCGACAAAAAACAAGACTCATCGCGGCCGGCTTCGTCGTCCTTGCAGTCATCGTTGTCGGCGTTGCGGTTAAACAATTGAGCAAACCTTCGTCCGAAGACGGTCTCACGGCTGGAGAGGCTCCCACCGAGAGTGCAAGTCGCGCTATCGCTCCGAACTCGGAAGTGAGATTGTTTGTCGGCGCCATGAATCCGATACCCGTTGCAGTTGATGAAAGAGCATTGGATGAATTGATGAGCGCGCTGGCGATGCGGAATAACGAACGCGTGGAAGAATTGATTCAAGCGCGCAAACTATTCCGGGTCGAGAAGAACACGCGGGTTCGCATTCTTGAAGCCGGCTCAGGGAAGCTCAAAGTGCGAATCCTTGAAGGCGACAGTGTAACACTTGACGGCTGGGTGCCCGAGAGATGGATCAGATGA